A single genomic interval of Salvelinus fontinalis isolate EN_2023a unplaced genomic scaffold, ASM2944872v1 scaffold_0005, whole genome shotgun sequence harbors:
- the LOC129841977 gene encoding uncharacterized protein LOC129841977 isoform X2 yields the protein MASTRQSALEYITNGRLLLIGRLQNLPLIVENLFQRKVLHEEEVSKIQAEVDFFDQTRRILDWVSDKGEAACYELLTILDITRKRTLGDADLQQWISYFPFKEDTEMTDYFVGSKPCHGYQKQLKCKARRITEARRITEGAWKQKCGLLPERLRNERTFSYTPLVLDTYVDSFDSKIKVKSKRCKKVRPKKLKSFIPMAKQETSPTELLKTHEKKILLFGKPGIGKTTVAHQMLNLWAEKDHRELDYMFYFDVRDISHRKPMNLEDLLFNMNSEPKESKEEVLQDIKKNSENVVIIFDGITDLSYLSVVKNLVEKLLPDAKIVITCRPDQSEDFLTDWPTDWFRVEVKGFSDESIRTYLTQMLSAEPDSLSSVLNNLELFSLCHVPMYALMVVACMYFPTSEAPKQTCTITEMYSNILRHCIQKHSANRCKDTDKCLKENKEKILSLAEIAFDATNEKNMNLTTLSCEESSVHFAFLGALMVKVAPTASDTYSAFLHYTMQEFFGALWLLQNPDKIREVLQKCQTEEWKHTKHLIPFLCGLLNERNIRLVNSLVPAQQIKKTSEWFFKEVVNTFLPSQTNQDHAEGGAPEFEIDLLFLCQCLYEYQSTEACQLLLDKLDYHLDLSGEHLDPHQCCAVSYVTSQSAERNVGLDLDSCTVSDQGVRLILGSLKNVRHLGPSSGDSSDPSILCQLWTTLLRSEAEMDFTTLLGLCGNELHLPVQGEKRVFEKAAEVMKLERVHLCLHWGQRNVLSEALGDQRTVLSEALSKTILKCLPNINKLRFTPLQHQRGSPEKLETEEKAVLLDLCLQAALDHRETFQRAVNTLLSLFSVYQTERCDILLDLYSHVKYNRNQTARSILPSLNPLYQPAPAVWSIDLSERKASLLLEVLKLQPEKKPVELKGWSDEESEVRSFLQCLPYISQLSFCPWRSDPSKQIKFLVDLLSQAAEWEEQTGEKTLKLVSSVWTYSTFPFPIGDYSKQSDFLLDLYSHVKDYETQTGRSVLPALHLVYQSAPAVWTIDLSERKASLLLEVLKLQPEKKPVELKGWSDEESEVRSFLQCLSYISQLSFYPWWPDPSKQIKFLVDLLSQAAEWEEQTGEKTLKLLSSVFTYSTFPNHYGNTSKQSDFLLDLYLNVKDYETQTGRSFLPALQPVYQSAPAVWSIDLSERKTSLLLEVLKLQPEKKPVELKGWSDEESEVRSFLQCLSYISQLSFCPRRSDPSKQIKFLVDLLSQAAEWEEQTGEKTLKLVSSVCTYSTFPYPNGDNSEQSDFLLDLYSHVKDYETQTGRSVLPALQPVYQSAPAVWSIDLSERKASLLLEVLKLQPEKKPVELKGWSDEESEVRGFLQCLSYISQLSFCPWRSDTSKRIKFLVDLLSQAAEWEEQTGEKTLKLVTSVCTYSTFPFPNRNNSERSDFLLDLCSYVKDYETQTDRSVLPALQPVYQSAPAVWFIDLSERKASLLLEVLKLQPEKKPVELKGWSDEESEVRSFLQCLPYISQLSFNPWWSEHSKLIKFLVDLLSQAAEWEEQTGEKTLKLVSSVCTYSTFPFCVHDDDESKEYQCDFLLDLYSNVEDYETQTGRSVLPALPPVYQSASPAVWSIDLSERKTSLLLEVLKLQPEKKPVELKGWSDEESEVRSFLQCLSYISQLSFYPDWSDPSKLIKFLVDLLSQAAEWEEQTGEKTLNLVSSVCTYRTFPFPFRDNSQQSDFLLDLYSHVKDYETPTGRSVLPALQPVYQSAPAVWSIDLSERKTSLLLEVLKLQQEKKPVELKDWSDEEGEVRSFLQCLPYISQLR from the exons ATGGCTTCCACAAGACAATCTGCTTTAGAGTACATTACAAATGGAAGGCTACTTCTCATTGGAAGGCTTCAGAATCTGCCCCTCATTGTGGAAAACCTGTTCCAGCGCAAGGTTCTTCACGAGGAGGAAGTCAGTAAAATTCAGGCTGAAGTTGACTTTTTTGACCAAACCAGAAGAATTCTGGACTGGGTCTCAGACAAAGGAGAGGCTGCATGCTACGAGTTACTGACGATTCTCGACATCACAAGGAAGAGGACCTTAGGCGACGCTGACTTACAGCAATGGATCAGCTACTTCCCCTTCAAGGAAGACACAGAGATGACAGACTACTTTGTTG GTTCAAAACCCTGTCACGGATATCAGAAACAGCTGAAATGTAAAGCACGGAGGATTACAGAAGCACGGAGGATCACAGAGGGTGCATGGAAACAAAAATGTGGTCTCCTACCAGAGAGATTAAGAAATGAGAGGACTTTCTCTTACACCCCTCTTGTGTTAGATACATATGTGGATTCATTTGACTCTAAAATTAAAGTGAAAAGCAAAAGATGCAAGAAAGTTCGCCCTAAAAAGCTAAAGAGCTTCATCCCCATGGCCAAACAGGAAACATCCCCGACTGAGCTGCTTAAAACACATGAGAAAAAAATCCTCCTTTTTGGAAAACCTGGAATTGGAAAAACAACAGTCGCCCATCAAATGTTGAACCTCTGGGCAGAGAAAGATCACAGAGAACTAGAttacatgttttattttgacGTGAGAGACATTTCACATAGAAAACCAATGAACCTGGAGGACCTTCTCTTTAACATGAACAGTGAGCCAAAAGAAAGCAAAGAAGAAGTGTTACAGGATATTAAGAAGAACTCTGAAAACGTTGTCATCATATTTGATGGAATCACAGACCTCTCCTATCTATCGGTAGTAAAGAACCTTGTGGAGAAACTCCTCCCTGATGCAAAGATTGTGATCACATGCAGACCAGATCAATCTGAAGACTTCCTGACAGACTGGCCCACAGACTGGTTCAGAGTGGAGGTCAAAGGGTTCAGTGATGAATCCATCAGGACTTACTTAACACAGATGCTGAGTGCTGAGCCTGACTCCTTGAGCAGTGTGTTAAACAACCTAGAGTTGTTCAGTCTGTGTCATGTCCCAATGTACGCACTGATGGTGGTTGCCTGCATGTATTTCCCTACCTCAGAGGCTCCTAAACAGACATGCACTATAactgaaatgtacagcaacatccTCCGTCACTGCATCCAAAAACACAGTGCCAATCGATGTAAGGATACCGACAAGTGTCtcaaagaaaacaaagaaaaaatATTGTCTTTGGCAGAAATTGCTTTTGATGCAACAAATGAAAAAAACATGAACTTGACAACACTGAGTTGTGAAGAAAGCAGTGTCCATTTTGCGTTCTTGGGGGCACTTATGGTTAAGGTTGCACCCACAGCGTCAGACACTTACTCTGCATTTCTCCACTACACAATGCAGGAGTTCTTTGGTGCCCTTTGGCTCTTACAGAATCCAGACAAAATCAGAGAGGTTCTACAGAAGTGCCAGACTGAAGAATGGAAACACACAAAACACTTGATTCCTTTCCTGTGTGGCCTTCTGAATGAGAGGAATATTAGATTGGTTAACAGTCTAGTTCCAGCTCAACAGATCAAGAAGACGTCAGAATGGTTCTTCAAGGAAGTGGTGAACACATTTCTTCCATCTCAAACAAACCAAGATCATGCAGAAGGTGGTGCTCCTGAGTTTGAGATAGATCTTCTGTTTTTGTGTCAGTGCTTGTATGAATATCAGTCTACTGAGGCCTGTCAGCTTCTCCTGGACAAACTGGACTATCATCTAGACCTGAGTGGAGAACATCTTGATCCTCACCAGTGCTGTGCAGTCTCTTACGTGACCAGTCAGTCTGCAGAGAGAAATGTTGGCTTGGACCTGGACAGCTGCACTGTGTCAGACCAAGGAGTAAGGCTGATACTGGGCTCTCTGAAGAACGTCAGACATCTTGG ACCATCCTCTGGTGATTCATCTGACCCCTCAATTCTGTGTCAACTCTGGACAACTTTGCTGAGAAGTGAGGCAGAGATGGACTTCACCACTTTACTTGGTCTCTGTGGAAATGAGTTGCACCTTCCAGTCCAGGGTGAAAAACGAGTGTTTGAGAAAGCAGCAGAAGTGATGAAACTAGAGAGGGTTCATCTCTGTCTACACTGGGGTCAGAGAAATGTTCTCAGTGAAGCTCTCGGGGATCAGAGAACTGTTCTCAGTGAAGCTCTCAGCAAAACCATTTTAAAGTGTCTACCAAATATCAACAAGCTCAG GTTTACCCCTCTACAGCATCAGAGAGGATCCCCTGAAAAactggagacagaagagaaagcaGTCCTACTAGATTTGTGTCTACAAGCAGCACTAGATCACAGAGAAACGTTCcagagagctgtgaacacactgcTGTCATTGTTCTCTGTGTATCAAACTGAGAGATGTGACATCCTGCTGGATCTGTACTCTCATGTGAAGTACAATAGGAATCAAACAGCCAGGAGTATCCTTCCATCATTGAACCCGCTTTACCAGCCAGCTCCTGCAGTCTGGTCCATAGACCTCTCAGAGAGAAAGGCCTCCCTCCTCCTAGAAGTGCTGAAACTCCAACCAGAGAAGAAACCAGTAGAGCTGAAGGGCTGGTCAGATGAAGAGAGTGAAGTGAGGAGTTTCCTTCAGTGTCTGCCCTACATCTCACAGCTGAG TTTCTGTCCATGGAGGTCTGATCCCTCAAAGCAGATCAAGTTCCTGGTGGATCTCCTGTCTCAAGCAGCAGagtgggaggagcagacaggagagaAGACACTGAAGCTGGTATCATCAGTGTGGACTTACAGCACCTTTCCTTTTCCCATTGGAGACTATTCTAAACAGAGTGATTTCCTGCTGGATTTGTACTCACATGTGAAGGACTATGAGACTCAAACAGGCAGGAGTGTCCTTCCAGCATTACATCTAGTTTACCAGTCAGCTCCTGCAGTCTGGACCATAGACCTGTCAGAGAGAAAGGCCTCCCTCCTCCTAGAAGTGCTGAAACTCCAACCAGAGAAGAAACCAGTAGAGCTGAAGGGCTGGTCAGATGAAGAGAGTGAAGTGAGGAGTTTCCTTCAGTGTCTGTCCTACATCTCACAGCTGAG TTTCTATCCATGGTGGCCTGATCCCTCAAAGCAGATCAAGTTCCTGGTGGATCTCCTGTCTCAAGCAGCAGagtgggaggagcagacaggagagaAGACACTGAAGCTGCTATCATCAGTGTTTACTTACAGCACATTTCCTAATCATTATGGAAACACTTCCAAACAGAGTGATTTCCTGCTGGATCTGTACTTGAATGTGAAGGACTATGAGACTCAAACAGGAAGGAGTTTCCTTCCAGCATTACAGCCAGTTTACCAGTCAGCTCCTGCAGTCTGGTCCATAGACCTCTCAGAGAGAAAGACCTCCCTCCTCCTAGAAGTGCTGAAACTCCAACCAGAGAAGAAACCAGTAGAGCTGAAGGGCTGGTCAGATGAAGAGAGTGAAGTGAGGAGTTTCCTTCAGTGTCTGTCCTACATCTCACAGCTGAG TTTCTGTCCACGGAGATCTGATCCCTCAAAGCAGATCAAGTTCCTGGTGGATCTCCTGTCTCAAGCAGCAGagtgggaggagcagacaggagagaAGACACTGAAGCTGGTATCATCAGTGTGTACTTACAGCACCTTTCCTTATCCCAATGGAGACAATTCTGAACAGAGTGATTTCCTGCTGGATTTGTACTCACATGTGAAGGACTATGAGACTCAAACAGGCAGGAGTGTCCTTCCAGCATTACAGCCAGTTTACCAGTCAGCTCCTGCAGTCTGGTCCATAGACCTCTCAGAGAGAAAGGCCTCCCTCCTTCTAGAAGTGCTGAAACTCCAACCAGAGAAGAAACCAGTAGAGCTGAAGGGCTGGTCAGATGAAGAGAGTGAAGTGAGGGGTTTCCTTCAGTGTCTGTCCTACATCTCACAGCTGAG TTTCTGTCCATGGAGGTCTGATACCTCAAAGCGCATCAAGTTCCTGGTGGATCTCCTGTCTCAAGCAGCAGagtgggaggagcagacaggagagaAGACACTGAAGCTGGTAACATCAGTGTGTACTTACAGCACCTTTCCTTTTCCCAATCGAAACAATTCTGAACGGAGTGATTTCCTACTGGATCTGTGCTCATATGTGAAGGACTATGAGACTCAAACAGACAGGAGTGTCCTTCCAGCATTACAGCCAGTTTACCAGTCAGCTCCTGCAGTCTGGTTCATAGACCTCTCAGAGAGAAAGGCCTCCCTCCTCCTAGAAGTGCTGAAACTCCAACCAGAGAAGAAACCAGTAGAGCTGAAGGGCTGGTCAGATGAAGAGAGTGAAGTGAGGAGTTTCCTTCAGTGTCTGCCCTACATCTCACAGCTGAG CTTTAATCCGTGGTGGTCTGAACACTCAAAACTGATCAAGTTCCTGGTGGATCTCCTGTCTCAAGCAGCAGagtgggaggagcagacaggagagaAGACACTGAAGCTGGTATCATCAGTGTGTACTTACAGCACTTTCCCCTTCTGTGTCCACGATGATGATGAGAGTAAGGAATATCAATGTGATTTCCTGCTGGATCTGTACTCAAATGTGGAGGACTATGAGACTCAAACAGGCAGGAGTGTCCTTCCAGCATTACCGCCAGTTTACCAGTCAGCCAGTCCTGCAGTCTGGTCCATAGACCTCTCAGAGAGAAAGACCTCCCTCCTCCTAGAAGTGCTGAAACTCCAACCAGAGAAGAAACCAGTAGAGCTGAAGGGCTGGTCAGATGAAGAGAGTGAAGTGAGGAGTTTCCTTCAGTGTCTGTCCTACATCTCACAGCTGAG TTTCTATCCAGACTGGTCTGATCCCTCAAAGCTGATCAAGTTCCTGGTGGATCTCCTGTCTCAAGCAGCAGagtgggaggagcagacaggagagaAGACACTGAACCTGGTATCATCAGTGTGTACTTACAGAACCTTTCCTTTTCCCTTTCGAGACAATTCTCAACAGAGTGATTTCCTGCTGGATCTGTACTCACATGTGAAGGACTATGAGACTCCAACAGGCAGGAGTGTCCTTCCAGCATTACAGCCAGTTTACCAGTCAGCTCCTGCAGTCTGGTCCATAGACCTGTCAGAGAGAAAGACCTCCCTCCTCCTAGAAGTGCTGAAACTCCAACAAGAGAAGAAACCAGTAGAGCTGAAGGACTGGTCAGATGAAGAGGGTGAAGTGAGGAGTTTCCTTCAGTGTCTGCCCTACATCTCACAGCTGAGGTGA
- the LOC129841977 gene encoding uncharacterized protein LOC129841977 isoform X3 translates to MASTRQSALEYITNGRLLLIGRLQNLPLIVENLFQRKVLHEEEVSKIQAEVDFFDQTRRILDWVSDKGEAACYELLTILDITRKRTLGDADLQQWISYFPFKEDTEMTDYFVGSKPCHGYQKQLKCKARRITEARRITEGAWKQKCGLLPERLRNERTFSYTPLVLDTYVDSFDSKIKVKSKRCKKVRPKKLKSFIPMAKQETSPTELLKTHEKKILLFGKPGIGKTTVAHQMLNLWAEKDHRELDYMFYFDVRDISHRKPMNLEDLLFNMNSEPKESKEEVLQDIKKNSENVVIIFDGITDLSYLSVVKNLVEKLLPDAKIVITCRPDQSEDFLTDWPTDWFRVEVKGFSDESIRTYLTQMLSAEPDSLSSVLNNLELFSLCHVPMYALMVVACMYFPTSEAPKQTCTITEMYSNILRHCIQKHSANRCKDTDKCLKENKEKILSLAEIAFDATNEKNMNLTTLSCEESSVHFAFLGALMVKVAPTASDTYSAFLHYTMQEFFGALWLLQNPDKIREVLQKCQTEEWKHTKHLIPFLCGLLNERNIRLVNSLVPAQQIKKTSEWFFKEVVNTFLPSQTNQDHAEGGAPEFEIDLLFLCQCLYEYQSTEACQLLLDKLDYHLDLSGEHLDPHQCCAVSYVTSQSAERNVGLDLDSCTVSDQGVRLILGSLKNVRHLGPSSGDSSDPSILCQLWTTLLRSEAEMDFTTLLGLCGNELHLPVQGEKRVFEKAAEVMKLERVHLCLHWGQRNVLSEALGDQRTVLSEALSKTILKCLPNINKLRFTPLQHQRGSPEKLETEEKAVLLDLCLQAALDHRETFQRAVNTLLSLFSVYQTERCDILLDLYSHVKYNRNQTARSILPSLNPLYQPAPAVWSIDLSERKASLLLEVLKLQPEKKPVELKGWSDEESEVRSFLQCLPYISQLSFCPWRSDPSKQIKFLVDLLSQAAEWEEQTGEKTLKLVSSVWTYSTFPFPIGDYSKQSDFLLDLYSHVKDYETQTGRSVLPALHLVYQSAPAVWTIDLSERKASLLLEVLKLQPEKKPVELKGWSDEESEVRSFLQCLSYISQLSFYPWWPDPSKQIKFLVDLLSQAAEWEEQTGEKTLKLLSSVFTYSTFPNHYGNTSKQSDFLLDLYLNVKDYETQTGRSFLPALQPVYQSAPAVWSIDLSERKTSLLLEVLKLQPEKKPVELKGWSDEESEVRSFLQCLSYISQLSFCPWRSDTSKRIKFLVDLLSQAAEWEEQTGEKTLKLVTSVCTYSTFPFPNRNNSERSDFLLDLCSYVKDYETQTDRSVLPALQPVYQSAPAVWFIDLSERKASLLLEVLKLQPEKKPVELKGWSDEESEVRSFLQCLPYISQLRFPLLNDIIERRKREKTFLLNLCLQAALHERVTIQTTVDKVFSLSEVYYYQKWDFLLDLYSHVKDYETQTGRSVLPALQPVYQSASPAVWSIDLSERKTSLLLEMLKLQPEKKPVELKGCSDEESEVRRFLQCLSYISQLSFNPWWSEHSKLIKFLVDLLSQAAEWEEQTGEKTLKLVSSVCTYSTFPFCVHDDDESKEYQCDFLLDLYSNVEDYETQTGRSVLPALPPVYQSASPAVWSIDLSERKTSLLLEVLKLQPEKKPVELKGWSDEESEVRSFLQCLSYISQLSFYPDWSDPSKLIKFLVDLLSQAAEWEEQTGEKTLNLVSSVCTYRTFPFPFRDNSQQSDFLLDLYSHVKDYETPTGRSVLPALQPVYQSAPAVWSIDLSERKTSLLLEVLKLQQEKKPVELKDWSDEEGEVRSFLQCLPYISQLR, encoded by the exons ATGGCTTCCACAAGACAATCTGCTTTAGAGTACATTACAAATGGAAGGCTACTTCTCATTGGAAGGCTTCAGAATCTGCCCCTCATTGTGGAAAACCTGTTCCAGCGCAAGGTTCTTCACGAGGAGGAAGTCAGTAAAATTCAGGCTGAAGTTGACTTTTTTGACCAAACCAGAAGAATTCTGGACTGGGTCTCAGACAAAGGAGAGGCTGCATGCTACGAGTTACTGACGATTCTCGACATCACAAGGAAGAGGACCTTAGGCGACGCTGACTTACAGCAATGGATCAGCTACTTCCCCTTCAAGGAAGACACAGAGATGACAGACTACTTTGTTG GTTCAAAACCCTGTCACGGATATCAGAAACAGCTGAAATGTAAAGCACGGAGGATTACAGAAGCACGGAGGATCACAGAGGGTGCATGGAAACAAAAATGTGGTCTCCTACCAGAGAGATTAAGAAATGAGAGGACTTTCTCTTACACCCCTCTTGTGTTAGATACATATGTGGATTCATTTGACTCTAAAATTAAAGTGAAAAGCAAAAGATGCAAGAAAGTTCGCCCTAAAAAGCTAAAGAGCTTCATCCCCATGGCCAAACAGGAAACATCCCCGACTGAGCTGCTTAAAACACATGAGAAAAAAATCCTCCTTTTTGGAAAACCTGGAATTGGAAAAACAACAGTCGCCCATCAAATGTTGAACCTCTGGGCAGAGAAAGATCACAGAGAACTAGAttacatgttttattttgacGTGAGAGACATTTCACATAGAAAACCAATGAACCTGGAGGACCTTCTCTTTAACATGAACAGTGAGCCAAAAGAAAGCAAAGAAGAAGTGTTACAGGATATTAAGAAGAACTCTGAAAACGTTGTCATCATATTTGATGGAATCACAGACCTCTCCTATCTATCGGTAGTAAAGAACCTTGTGGAGAAACTCCTCCCTGATGCAAAGATTGTGATCACATGCAGACCAGATCAATCTGAAGACTTCCTGACAGACTGGCCCACAGACTGGTTCAGAGTGGAGGTCAAAGGGTTCAGTGATGAATCCATCAGGACTTACTTAACACAGATGCTGAGTGCTGAGCCTGACTCCTTGAGCAGTGTGTTAAACAACCTAGAGTTGTTCAGTCTGTGTCATGTCCCAATGTACGCACTGATGGTGGTTGCCTGCATGTATTTCCCTACCTCAGAGGCTCCTAAACAGACATGCACTATAactgaaatgtacagcaacatccTCCGTCACTGCATCCAAAAACACAGTGCCAATCGATGTAAGGATACCGACAAGTGTCtcaaagaaaacaaagaaaaaatATTGTCTTTGGCAGAAATTGCTTTTGATGCAACAAATGAAAAAAACATGAACTTGACAACACTGAGTTGTGAAGAAAGCAGTGTCCATTTTGCGTTCTTGGGGGCACTTATGGTTAAGGTTGCACCCACAGCGTCAGACACTTACTCTGCATTTCTCCACTACACAATGCAGGAGTTCTTTGGTGCCCTTTGGCTCTTACAGAATCCAGACAAAATCAGAGAGGTTCTACAGAAGTGCCAGACTGAAGAATGGAAACACACAAAACACTTGATTCCTTTCCTGTGTGGCCTTCTGAATGAGAGGAATATTAGATTGGTTAACAGTCTAGTTCCAGCTCAACAGATCAAGAAGACGTCAGAATGGTTCTTCAAGGAAGTGGTGAACACATTTCTTCCATCTCAAACAAACCAAGATCATGCAGAAGGTGGTGCTCCTGAGTTTGAGATAGATCTTCTGTTTTTGTGTCAGTGCTTGTATGAATATCAGTCTACTGAGGCCTGTCAGCTTCTCCTGGACAAACTGGACTATCATCTAGACCTGAGTGGAGAACATCTTGATCCTCACCAGTGCTGTGCAGTCTCTTACGTGACCAGTCAGTCTGCAGAGAGAAATGTTGGCTTGGACCTGGACAGCTGCACTGTGTCAGACCAAGGAGTAAGGCTGATACTGGGCTCTCTGAAGAACGTCAGACATCTTGG ACCATCCTCTGGTGATTCATCTGACCCCTCAATTCTGTGTCAACTCTGGACAACTTTGCTGAGAAGTGAGGCAGAGATGGACTTCACCACTTTACTTGGTCTCTGTGGAAATGAGTTGCACCTTCCAGTCCAGGGTGAAAAACGAGTGTTTGAGAAAGCAGCAGAAGTGATGAAACTAGAGAGGGTTCATCTCTGTCTACACTGGGGTCAGAGAAATGTTCTCAGTGAAGCTCTCGGGGATCAGAGAACTGTTCTCAGTGAAGCTCTCAGCAAAACCATTTTAAAGTGTCTACCAAATATCAACAAGCTCAG GTTTACCCCTCTACAGCATCAGAGAGGATCCCCTGAAAAactggagacagaagagaaagcaGTCCTACTAGATTTGTGTCTACAAGCAGCACTAGATCACAGAGAAACGTTCcagagagctgtgaacacactgcTGTCATTGTTCTCTGTGTATCAAACTGAGAGATGTGACATCCTGCTGGATCTGTACTCTCATGTGAAGTACAATAGGAATCAAACAGCCAGGAGTATCCTTCCATCATTGAACCCGCTTTACCAGCCAGCTCCTGCAGTCTGGTCCATAGACCTCTCAGAGAGAAAGGCCTCCCTCCTCCTAGAAGTGCTGAAACTCCAACCAGAGAAGAAACCAGTAGAGCTGAAGGGCTGGTCAGATGAAGAGAGTGAAGTGAGGAGTTTCCTTCAGTGTCTGCCCTACATCTCACAGCTGAG TTTCTGTCCATGGAGGTCTGATCCCTCAAAGCAGATCAAGTTCCTGGTGGATCTCCTGTCTCAAGCAGCAGagtgggaggagcagacaggagagaAGACACTGAAGCTGGTATCATCAGTGTGGACTTACAGCACCTTTCCTTTTCCCATTGGAGACTATTCTAAACAGAGTGATTTCCTGCTGGATTTGTACTCACATGTGAAGGACTATGAGACTCAAACAGGCAGGAGTGTCCTTCCAGCATTACATCTAGTTTACCAGTCAGCTCCTGCAGTCTGGACCATAGACCTGTCAGAGAGAAAGGCCTCCCTCCTCCTAGAAGTGCTGAAACTCCAACCAGAGAAGAAACCAGTAGAGCTGAAGGGCTGGTCAGATGAAGAGAGTGAAGTGAGGAGTTTCCTTCAGTGTCTGTCCTACATCTCACAGCTGAG TTTCTATCCATGGTGGCCTGATCCCTCAAAGCAGATCAAGTTCCTGGTGGATCTCCTGTCTCAAGCAGCAGagtgggaggagcagacaggagagaAGACACTGAAGCTGCTATCATCAGTGTTTACTTACAGCACATTTCCTAATCATTATGGAAACACTTCCAAACAGAGTGATTTCCTGCTGGATCTGTACTTGAATGTGAAGGACTATGAGACTCAAACAGGAAGGAGTTTCCTTCCAGCATTACAGCCAGTTTACCAGTCAGCTCCTGCAGTCTGGTCCATAGACCTCTCAGAGAGAAAGACCTCCCTCCTCCTAGAAGTGCTGAAACTCCAACCAGAGAAGAAACCAGTAGAGCTGAAGGGCTGGTCAGATGAAGAGAGTGAAGTGAGGAGTTTCCTTCAGTGTCTGTCCTACATCTCACAGCTGAG TTTCTGTCCATGGAGGTCTGATACCTCAAAGCGCATCAAGTTCCTGGTGGATCTCCTGTCTCAAGCAGCAGagtgggaggagcagacaggagagaAGACACTGAAGCTGGTAACATCAGTGTGTACTTACAGCACCTTTCCTTTTCCCAATCGAAACAATTCTGAACGGAGTGATTTCCTACTGGATCTGTGCTCATATGTGAAGGACTATGAGACTCAAACAGACAGGAGTGTCCTTCCAGCATTACAGCCAGTTTACCAGTCAGCTCCTGCAGTCTGGTTCATAGACCTCTCAGAGAGAAAGGCCTCCCTCCTCCTAGAAGTGCTGAAACTCCAACCAGAGAAGAAACCAGTAGAGCTGAAGGGCTGGTCAGATGAAGAGAGTGAAGTGAGGAGTTTCCTTCAGTGTCTGCCCTACATCTCACAGCTGAG ATTTCCTCTACTGAATGATAttatagagaggagaaagagagagaagacattCCTACTGAATCTGTGTCTTCAAGCAGCTCTCCATGAGAGAGTAACCATACAAACAACTGTAGATAAAGTGTTCTCACTGTCTGAAGTATATTACTATCAGAAATGGGATTTCCTGCTGGATCTGTACTCACATGTGAAGGACTATGAGACTCAAACAGGCAGGAGTGTCCTTCCAGCATTACAGCCAGTTTACCAGTCAGCCAGTCCTGCAGTCTGGTCCATAGACCTGTCAGAGAGAAAGACCTCCCTCCTCCTAGAAATGCTGAAACTCCAACCAGAGAAGAAACCAGTAGAGCTGAAGGGCTGTTCAGATGAAGAGAGTGAAGTGAGGAGATTCCTTCAGTGTCTGTCCTACATCTCACAGCTGAG CTTTAATCCGTGGTGGTCTGAACACTCAAAACTGATCAAGTTCCTGGTGGATCTCCTGTCTCAAGCAGCAGagtgggaggagcagacaggagagaAGACACTGAAGCTGGTATCATCAGTGTGTACTTACAGCACTTTCCCCTTCTGTGTCCACGATGATGATGAGAGTAAGGAATATCAATGTGATTTCCTGCTGGATCTGTACTCAAATGTGGAGGACTATGAGACTCAAACAGGCAGGAGTGTCCTTCCAGCATTACCGCCAGTTTACCAGTCAGCCAGTCCTGCAGTCTGGTCCATAGACCTCTCAGAGAGAAAGACCTCCCTCCTCCTAGAAGTGCTGAAACTCCAACCAGAGAAGAAACCAGTAGAGCTGAAGGGCTGGTCAGATGAAGAGAGTGAAGTGAGGAGTTTCCTTCAGTGTCTGTCCTACATCTCACAGCTGAG TTTCTATCCAGACTGGTCTGATCCCTCAAAGCTGATCAAGTTCCTGGTGGATCTCCTGTCTCAAGCAGCAGagtgggaggagcagacaggagagaAGACACTGAACCTGGTATCATCAGTGTGTACTTACAGAACCTTTCCTTTTCCCTTTCGAGACAATTCTCAACAGAGTGATTTCCTGCTGGATCTGTACTCACATGTGAAGGACTATGAGACTCCAACAGGCAGGAGTGTCCTTCCAGCATTACAGCCAGTTTACCAGTCAGCTCCTGCAGTCTGGTCCATAGACCTGTCAGAGAGAAAGACCTCCCTCCTCCTAGAAGTGCTGAAACTCCAACAAGAGAAGAAACCAGTAGAGCTGAAGGACTGGTCAGATGAAGAGGGTGAAGTGAGGAGTTTCCTTCAGTGTCTGCCCTACATCTCACAGCTGAGGTGA